The following DNA comes from Sparus aurata chromosome 3, fSpaAur1.1, whole genome shotgun sequence.
atagaaaacataaaaaattgaGGTAAAATGAAACAACTTATTTCAAATTGAAAATTAATCAGAAGCTTGTACTCTGtttaaaagataaacattttctttgtgctaCAGCTTCAGGGCATCAGGACTACCAGCAGCTACACAGAGCTGGTACACAGCGTACTCTAATCAACAAGGACAATGGAGACAAAGCGATGATGTACATACGAAGTACTATATCTGTGAGAAACGAGTTTCTTGCATTCTATGATGACAGCAGTGTGGAGTGTTGAGATCAGTTCTGTAAactcagacacatttacatgtattgtgTGTGACATGCTCAATAACCTgatcacacacatattgttcCTCTGCCTTACATGCTGTATAATCTGATTGGAAGTGATCCAACACAACTACATGTGTATTACTGACTCTGCAGTCCTGCAGGATCATCACAGTAAAAGCTTGTCTTTACTTTGCTTTAGTTGATTCATAACTTTGTATTCAGCTCCATCTGTCTGCGTTCAATATGTGAAAATGATGCCAAGTTGTGTCTGAGTCCTCTTTGATACAGCAGCTGCtaatgttcagtgtgaagcttctacaggagagagaaacaagcTTGAAGGTTTATGTTTTGCCTCTTTAGCCTGTGTAATGTGCTGCTGTCCAATTCCCATGATAATTCCATGATAAGGACATTTTATAGTCTTAACCAAGGCCCAATTTAAACTCAGTTTCAACAGTCTGATATCTGGATCAAACCTGGATGTAATTTAACATTGTTCCTTCATTTTGGATTTATGTTCTGCACTCCTACACACTGTTTGCATCTCTtatctgtctgtggttcacCGTTTATGCATGTAACAgagctggtttaaaaaaaaaaaacaacagtccagcagcatcacatttcctgtgtcatatatgtatgtgtgagtaAACTGTGTGGGCAACAGTGAATACAGCTCAGCACAAACGTGtgtatgtgaacacacacttctgcTTTACAGTGAAAACCTTGTATTTCCTCAAAGTCACTGTCAAGAATTAAAGACGACAAACAGCTTTAGTTTGTAGCTTCAATGTATTAATATTGTCTATTTGATGAGTGTCTTGATTCCAATTAGCAAACCATTAAAAGTCTAATTTTGAAACAATTTGAGTGACGTGTGTCTTTTCATGTGTTCAGCTGTGGtctgtcctgatgtcacttcctgtgttagAGGCTGTCCAACTCAAAGACAGAACGCTTAACTACACAGTCAAACCTGTTCAAGAACAGCTTCAGTTAAGTTCCCAGTTTGTAAAGATGTCTGCAGAAATTCTTGCTGCACCAGATTCCAGCTTCAGTGTGAGATTCATcagaagagagaacagaggagagggagaggagatggagtgGAGATCcttagaggatgaagagcatcACGCTGATCTCGGGTCACAACAAGCCAGTAAGTCTTAAATGATGACTATTGGACAAAGGGAAGTTAGTCAAATGTTTATGTGGctatatttaaattaaatactgAATGAAAATGATCAATTCATCAGCTCACCATCAGTCACCGCTGACTACGGGTCATTATCAGCTGTCTTGGTGCTCTAATCTGGTGTAACGTCACTCATTATTCTTATAGAGGGAATGACAATGagcaacaaacactccacagttTAAAGTGTCACTTCAACCTTCATAccaacataataaaaatgttgtctatgtatttttcctctgtaggaccaaacactgaacagaacggTGCAGCTGTCAAAAGAAGGTGTTTCAGAGCTCCTGCAGTGACTCTGGGAGTGATGTATCTGCTCATGTTGGCTGGAATCTACATACGCTGTGAGTGACTCAGTTTTAATCCAAACTTCATATCTTTTAGTAATGTCATGTTTTAGGCTTCTTTCAGTTAGATAACACAATAGTAGCATGTTCATCTTTATTACCATCGTATCACTTTGTTCCTGTGATCAGAGTTTTGTCCAAGAGACATTTTAGGACCAACACTAAAGCTAGTCAGCACAGGTTGTTTCTTCTCTCACTGTGTAAAAGAGGAAGTTAACATTATCAATGAAGACGTAACCCTACACAATCCATACACTGTTAGGTGAGCATTTCTCTAATGTATAGAAATCTTAACCAGGGACCAACAATAATGTTTCTTGCCACTGGTCCAGTCTGGTGAGTCTGTTCAGAATCTACTGGTCCAAACTCATTTTTTTACTGGCCCTGAATGTAGTTTCTACTCGAGTACTTCTACTCATTCACAGAGGTAAATATTNNNNNNNNNNNNNNNNNNNNNNNNNNNNNNNNNNNNNNNNNNNNNNNNNNNNNNNNNNNNNNNNNNNNNNNNNNNNNNNNNNNNNNNNNNNNNNNNNNNNGGACAGACCACAgctaaacacatgaaaaaacacacttcacttAAATTGTTTCAAAATAGACTTTTAATGGTTTGCTCATTGGAATCAAGacactcatcaaataaacaatattaatacatttgaagCTACAAACTAAAGCTGTTATTGTCTTTAAGTCTTGACAGTGACTTTGAGGAAATACAAGGTTTTCACTGTAAAGCAGAAGTGTGTGttccacatacacacatttgtcCTGAGCTGTTGTCTTCACTGTTGCAACACACAGTTTACCCTATTACCCACAGTACATATAGGAACACAGGAAATGTGGATGCTACCTGGACTGTTGTTTTGTTAAAATTAGCTCTGCTACATGCACAAACTTGTGACccacagagagatagagatgcAAACAGTGTGTTAGGAGTGCAGAAACAAAGATTCCAAAATGAAGGAACAATGTTAAATTGCATCAAGggctgtttttaatgtttaaatggGGCCTGGTTAGATTAATAGATCCTTATCATGGAATTATCATGGATATGGACAGCAGCACATTACACAGTCTAAAGAGGCAAAACATAAACCTTCAAccatgtttctctctcctgtagaagcttcacactgaacattaGCAGCTGGTGTATCAAAGAGGACTCAGACACAACTTGGTATTATTTTCACATATTGAATGCAGACAGATGGAACTGAATACAAACTTATGAATCAACTAAAGCAAAAGTAAAGACAAGCTTTTACTGTGATGATCCTGCAGGGCTGCAGAGTCAGTAATACACATGTAGTTGTGTTGGATCACTTCCAATCAGATTATACAGCATGTAAGGCAGAGgaacaatatgtgtgtgatcAGGTTATTGAGCATGTCACACACAATACAGGTAAATGTGTCTGAGTTTACAGAGCTGATCTCAACACTCCACACTTCTGTCATCATAGAATGCAAGAAACTCATTTCTCACAGATATAGTACTTATATCCAGAGTTGCTCTGTCTCCATTGTCCTTGTTGATTAGAGAACGCTGTGTACCAGCCCCGTGTTGCTGCTGGTTGTCGTGCTGCCCAGAAGCTGtagcacaaagaaaatgtttatcttttaaaCAGAGTACAAGCTTCTGATTAATTTTCAATTTGAATGAGTTGTTGAATTTTACCtccatttttaataattaattgatAATGTTTCAATAACTCATCTAATATATGTAGTAatcttgtctctctgtttttagTGATTCATGTGATTAACATTTGGAGGACTgaatcagaaaaagaaagagatcaTGGATCCACTGATTTGAAACAAAAAGGGCTCtaatcttaacgatctgaaacgcaagtatcaacgcaaagcgcaagtagctttgtaGGCGGATCTCAgagcgctgttgctattatagCCGGCGGgaataaatgactcttgcgcccaggcgcaaatctaaaatgggttgtctgaagtagctacattattcATAGGGTGTggttgggcgtaacgtgcaataaaccaatcagagcgatCATCTCACACTCCCTTTAAGAGCAGGCACAgcttgttccatggcgcattgctatataatggcgaatttgccaggcgcacgcccaggagcggttcacagccgaggagacctgacgttctcgtcagggctagtaaaagaccgagaagtggcattgtGTGGGGAtagagaaatccatccaaattaattttgttaaacgggcgtgggaggaaattgccacaattgtttctacggctggcatccccaggacatcgcaccgggcctcgggagctactgcgcaacggccagctgatgagggagcagcgcaaacaccaaggtgcagaggatccagacccacacacgccgtggcagcattgtcagaccggaccgcactgtccgggatgcagcaaggtattaatgcccgtcctGACCGGGTGGCGAgtttgctgcggcctctcaggcgcatcgcctcaagtctccaaaagcaccacctgctcctgttgtgccccttcctcctcctcccccaactccatctccatccACCCGCTCcgctaggagcacatcgcgcattgccactcccggaccctcacggctacggcgggcgcgtcgcatatcagagggaaaaagaatgagttcttctgtttaaatcttttcaactttttttttcgtggtttgcaaaaacgggaagCTGCTTCCTTAtggatgagagaagcaaagtgtatgcacgttgagcacacgctacattatggccaagcatgcacccttaaaatagcatctgaataagcgccactgactttagactaggtttttcctggtctgtggcgcaagtgttttctgaaacagcaaaatagcaccagtgaacgtttgtgccggaacacgcctcctcttttcgctgaaccgcccccggagcgcaaagtcattccctaatttaaggacgtgcgtctgcggagggaaaattccagTGTGCGCCGagtgcaaaataggaattatacaagcgccagtgtacaaagtcaattgcgctgagtgtaagatagagccctttgtgtttttctcattaaGAACATCAGGTGTTTTAAGACAAAAAgggcataaaaacataaaaaaaacataaaaaaatattaaaaaaaactttatatctGTGGTTAGGTctgaagttgttgaaaagaTTTGATGCGGTGAAAAATCATTTTGGGTCCCAAGGTTAAAAGTTGTACgttcattttaaaggtgcctCAAGGGTTAATCTGACTATGAGAAATGTAGAGACAATGTAGAGACCTGTACTGTGTCCTGTTCTGTGTCCTGTACTGTGTTTAGTAagttgattttccttttttgttttatttacattgtgATGCTGCTATTGTGTTATTGGTACTCAGTTATATGTTTGGTAATAAAAAGTTGAACTGGCAAAAACAAACGTTTACACATAGACGCCTCACTGTTCATTTAAACCACTTCAGCTTAAACTTCAGCTCTCTTGCAGTCTCGTCTTTATTCACTGCCATATAAAGAACCAGAGTGACTCAAAGCAGTGCTGGAGATGGAATGCGTGTTCAACAGTCAGTGGATGCATATCTAGGAAGGGAAGGGGAGTTCACAACAACCGGAGCCAAAGAAAACTTGGGCGGtgactgttgagctctataaAAGCTGGGATCCGCGCTAACCTTCATTCATTCTGGATATTAACAGATTCTATGttagtggggggaaaaaaacgtcAATAATGCAGCAGATGGTTCTGGTGTTTGTGGCTCTGTTGTGTATTCCTGAAGTCATCACAGCCGGTGAGTGAGTTAATTATTATCTTGATCCTCTTCAGTTGTCTCTTAATGACACCTTGCTTTGAACAGTGGCGTATCCAGGACATTTTTACTGGGGTGGCCAAGATGGGACACAAAGCCAGTGTGGGGTGGCCATGGCATAGCGAAATTTAATGCCACATACACAGCCGCGGTTGAGGTTTAAAGAATAGATTGCCTTTGTTTAAGTATGGGGTTTGCTGTGTATTAGCAAATAAATAACATACACTTTGGGCAAAAATGGaccaacatttttaaatcaaatcatgtATGAGAGTACACAACAACTTCAGGTAACTGTTCATGAATGACACATCTGGACAAACAGAacttggatggatggatggatggatggatagataggtGGATAGATAAAtgattttgttacagcagtagtgggtccacaaataaaacactttgtacataacataaatagaagccaatatatacatagtgtatatatacagtgcacagtgtgctataaacaataacaatatatacaacaaaacaaaatgtgtaaaatatattataaacaataataatgtacacaaacagtagagagaccagagttctccgtcaggcagaggtgagagagtgtTGGATGGTGCTTTAGCAAAAACGTGGATGGACTGTAGAGAATGATGTAATTAGGATGGGTGTCTCCCTGGAGTGTCGGTCAGAACACAGGACTCAAGGAATATGAAATCCAACTCTTTACTGGAGGCTTGAAACACAGCACAGCATAGCACACACTGGCACAGGAGTATTAATCTTTGCATTGACTTGTGATTTGGCAGGAGTGTGGTCtgcaattaaataaacaaggaataaataatattcatcttaatatcaaaaataaattacataaagTTCCAAATCAGTTGCATTAGTTTAATGAGGTTAACAGGCCTCATAACAGTGCAACTTTACCTCTAAATTAGGTTTTCTATGTAGAAAAATAGTGCAACGCCGCCACCTAGTGGTCGCATACAGTCACTCTCTGGAATATTCTAAGAACGTGGTTCCACACATTAAACACTCGACAATTACGTAATTACTCTAACCAACATAATATCCACAAACTAATACGATATAGATGTAAACTTAGTCATATCTAAAGGATACAGACAGAGTAAATACAAAATAtgcaaagtgaaagtaaacCAACTTAAGCCCAATCTCCATTACGTCTTTGTTCAAACTTTAAACATGTTTCAATGACGTTTTAACATAACTAACAGGTATTAacatatattacattacaaacaAGTAACATGCAGGATTGAATTATAACTCACTTTAGGGTCAATCACGCACACGTAACGTCATCACACAATGTCTTGCTCTCACTCCGCTGCTGCATGTCGCTTCTCTCACTCCGCTGCTGCATGTCACTTCGCCAGCCTGCAGGAAGTACTCACAGGCGCATGCGCGCAGGAGTGGCCTTTCTAacagagagttattatataaagtgatggattgtggcaggaaagatttcctgtatctattgctacgacagcgaagctgaagcagtcttccggagaaggtgctccgctgtctgaccagtgtgagttggagagggtggagaggattatccatgatggataacagttttttcagtgtcctcctctccaccacagcctccagagtgtcctgtttgcagccaatcacagagccagccttcctgatcagtttgttgagtctgttggtgtcgctggctccgatgctgcttccccaacaaaccacagcaaagaaaagtacactggccaccacagactgataaaagatctccaacatcttgctgcacacgttgaaggatctcagcttcctcaggaagtaaagtctgctcatccccttcttgtacacagcttcagtgttagatctccagtccagtctgtggttgatggtaacacccaggtacttataatcctccaccgcctccacatcctttcccagaatgcacagtggttggaaagccgtcttccttttcttcctgaaatcttGACATACCATGCTTAGCAGATGGAGCTCCAGACACTGCTGGATCACAGCCATCAATCACAATCTCCTGATCCTCCTCTAGGTGTGGCTGGTCGGCTGTGGGAATACACAAATATCTGAGACATCAACAGGCTGgaggttcacacacacacacacacactcatacatacgtacatacatacatagatacGTGTGTATTATTGTTCTTCTGTCTTTTACAGCTGTTTTAACTATTGCTGATGTTTCAGACAGTTGTAATTGTTTGACTCGAGTGACAAACAACTTGAATGTGAGCCTACTTGCTAAATTCAAACTATCCAAGCATGACCTCCCACCCTGTGCAGGGGGAGCTGACTGCTcttcatcactgctgctgtaccgaggctgctgactggaccgggcctttcactgctgctggtaGAAGCTGTGGCTGGTTCTGAACCCcttaaataacagctttgacTCCATTAAAATACCAAAAGAAAGAAGTTGTCAACAATGTGCCCAGTTATGTCTATTTATAGTATCTACAAaggtttatttttacataactACCGACATCTTCGATCACTTTTAATAACACTATTAACACATATTGCATCTCCAGCATTTGTGGCATTTGAATACAATTTGCTCTACTTCTGCCTATTTAAACGTCTAAATATGTGAACTGTGAAGATGATACAAACAAAAAGTGCTTTATCTCCAAGAGCAAAAAGTCTTTAAACAGCCCTTAAATCAcagagcaaataaataaatcccagCTTGTTCTTGTGTTATAGCTACTTAAATCCAGACTGTCACTCTATATTTCACAGCCCGAGGTGTAtggctgcttgcagctttaatacTTCCAATATATTTGTCCCTGTAGTGAGTtggtgattatttggtaaagatttctctatcaaccttTTGTATATATGTCCTAAAACAATCTCCCCCTCACTGCAACagacgctgttactgtgatgatacatgacagttaaatattgaatctgttcCTATAATAACCAGAATTGTCGATCTAAATATAATGTTTCTTTGCTCTGCAGGAGACTGGACTATTCTCCCAACTAAGGAAATTAAAACCGAGGAGGGGTCGAATGTGACCCTTCAGTGTCGTCTGGATCCCAGGGTCAACCTGGTGCATCATGGATCTTTCTGGTTCAGAGCTGATCTTAGTGGATGGATTCACATCTATTGGCCCAGACGTGATGATCCTGGTCCACAGCTGCTTCAGTACAGAGGCAGGACCACTGTGGACCATGAAGACCTGAGAAAAGGAAACCTGAACCTGCACATCTGCTCAGTCCAGCTGTCTGACGCTGGACTGTACAAATGTTTTGTCCTAACATTAAGATCAAGTTGCACCATTAACATGACTGTTGGTGAGTTACTATGTGGTGCTTGATGTAAAGTAATGAGCCACCTGTGTGACAGGCTGATGTAAGTCAGTGAAATCATGTTTGTTGTCTTAAataggagagagagaaacacccAGCACAGCGAGACCTCCACTGGATCCTGTGACCGAGCCGAACCACCCCTGGTAAATAACTGAGTTGCTGGTtttcatgtgaaaaatgtgtctgCTCTCTTCTTGTTTCCTCTGCAGTTAACTTTAACAAGTGTGACaaacttattttctttctctcagaggttcgtggagaggaggaggaggagggacctGCAGAAGACCATTTCCGTACCATCGTCTGAGagatgaagtgatggagggCAGTCTGTCGACGACCAGGAAGTACAGAATGATTTTCTACATGCCAAAAATAACTCACATGTCAACTTGTATAACTTAAGTAATCtttgtggatttttttgtgaatgaatgagTCAAACCGTCCTGCCAAAACATGAGCTAAAGTACCATATTGGGggccaaaacacatgctaaagtgccctctttcctttcacccctgcccttcaaaaagtctgtgcacgccactgattGTGCTTAATACTGGTTCACCGCAGGGGGACTATTTTATCCCCATTActtttttctatatacacaaacgAATTCCAGTTATATCTGGAAAACTTTCGTTTGTTTAAGTATGCGGATGATATGGCCCTGCTTGCCTTATTGAAGAAGGGGGACATAGTTGGAGAGGAAGCATACAGAGCACATGTGTCATCTCTCCAGAAGTGGTGTGATGAAAGCTCCTTGGAGATCaatgtaacaaaaacacaggaacacGTCTTTCATGAAAAGGACCCTGTGCAGTTCCTTTTAATTAAGGGACAAACTGTAGAGATAGTACACAAGTTCAAACATTTAGGtacactagtgcagtgcccgtaagagtgtattcctataaaaaagtgggaggttaagaggctttttcatggatggccaaatgaggctgtgtttgaaggtgggacgtcagggatatttaggtttgttgtgaaatccgatattccaggatataattggccatttttgactatttttgattttgccattatatttcaccttaaaaagtatttacttggtgtcattattttcagcacaacctcacatgtgtgactgtacagtcattttgtttattttgacatactgtattaacacaatggacctaaaatcacaaaaaaaaccccataaaatccgagtagaaaaagttttatttttttactatgaaaaccacaaatatgtttaacaaaccatttttacttgtaatgcaaatataaattgttgtttgctaaatttgttcatatattttaaacatttacgaagttattgtcaggtcggggttttagggaagactttggaaaggggaaggtggacccaaatgcagttacacaagAGGCAAGGATATGAGGGAacgaaaggcgagctttattttaaagctgaacacaaaaacaggagcagacaaaacgggggcaagaggcaaagtatcaaccaaaaacagcaagacaaagtagcaaaataaaacagttcaacaaagtgcaaatcaaacatggaaaactcaaaaccaaaacataccatgACGGGACTTGAAGAACATGGACGAGAGCATGGACGtaaacaggggctgacaagaacaatgaccagacaaggagtgaagggaacacagagactaaatacacagacactgatgacaagacgaggaacaggtgaggtggaccaacaggtgagataacgaaggggaggagcacacgagaacatgaagggaacaaagcaatagacagagggagccagagggaacataggaaaatacacaggagaacttaaaggacacatgagggcatggaaaaacaagacacaagacaagatacaaagacataaaaccatAGTCATGacagttatatgtaactatttacatttaaatgcaggcaatgctcaggtctgcctgagctccttccagctgaataaatagctgcactgcctgctccacattcagcttctcctcattgttctgactca
Coding sequences within:
- the LOC115578877 gene encoding butyrophilin subfamily 2 member A2-like isoform X2 is translated as MQQMVLVFVALLCIPEVITAGDWTILPTKEIKTEEGSNVTLQCRLDPRVNLVHHGSFWFRADLSGWIHIYWPRRDDPGPQLLQYRGRTTVDHEDLRKGNLNLHICSVQLSDAGLYKCFVLTLRSSCTINMTVGERETPSTARPPLDPVTEPNHPW
- the LOC115578877 gene encoding butyrophilin subfamily 2 member A2-like isoform X3, with the protein product MQQMVLVFVALLCIPEVITAGDWTILPTKEIKTEEGSNVTLQCRLDPRVNLVHHGSFWFRADLSGWIHIYWPRRDDPGPQLLQYRGRTTVDHEDLRKGNLNLHICSVQLSDAGLYKCFVLTLRSSCTINMTVGERETPSTARPPLDPVTEPNHP